In Streptomyces sp. NBC_01381, the sequence CCACCCGTATCGAAGGCTCCCCACCCCCACGCGCCGAAGGTCCCGGAGGTTGCGGACCGAAGGTCCCGACGGCACCCCCGCACGTCACCACTATTCCGCCTAGTACCGGACATAACGCCTGTGCGTCATGTCACCGGGGACCGAGATCCACATCCTCCGGAATGTGACCGGCACTACGCTCACGCGCATGGATCCCGTGGTCATCGGCACCCGGCTCGCGTCGGCGGCCGTAACCCCTCTGATCAAGAAGTTATTCGTCCGTGAAGGGCCGGGGGCAGGCCTGGTGGACCGCCCGGTACGCCTCTCCGGCCTGGTGTCCTTCAGGGGCGAGAAGCGCACGCTGACTCAACAGGACCTGGCAAAGCTGGCCGCCGCCCTCGTCCGCCAGGCCCTGCGCACCGGAGAGCCGGCGATCACCGCCAACGAGGAGCGGGCGGTGGCGGACGCCCTGACCTGCACCCTGCACGCGCTCGGCGACCTCACCCTCAGCGACGTGGAGGCGGTGGAGCTCGGCCACGGGGCCCTTGCTGCGCGGCTGAGGCAAGCCGCCGGCCGCCCGGACCGCGACCTCTCGGCGGACGCCACGTACTTCTACGAGCGCCTGCTCGACACCACCTGCCTGCACATCCTGCACTTCTTCACGCAACGCTCGACCTTCGTGGCAGCGACGCTGGTGGCACAGAGCCGCCGCCAGGCGGAGCTGATAGCGAAGGCGGACGAACTGATAGCCCGCAGCCCGCTCCCCGGGGCGGAGGACGTGGCCTTCGAGCAGCGGTATCTCGCGTACGTGGCGAAGAAGCACGGCAAGCTGACGATCTTCGGGATCGACCTGGCGAATTCGCCGGGGCGGTGGCCGTTGGATGCGGCGTATATGTCGCTGGAGGCGACGGGGCGATTCATCCTCCAGGCCCGGTCGCCGGAGCAGTACGCCCTCGCCCTGGCCGAGTCAGGCCCCCCTGGACCCCGGCCCGCCGACCAGGCCCTCACCACCCATGAGCGGGTACTCCTACGAGGCGAGGCGGGCTCCGGCAAAAGCACACTCGTCCAGTGGCTGGCGGTGAGCACGGCGGGCGGTCCCGCCGCCGAGGACCGCATGGCGTACCTCCACGACCGCGTCCCCTACGTCCTCCCCCTGCGCACCCTCACCCGCCACGGCGAGCGCCTCCCCGCCCCGGCGGACTTCCTCGCCTCGGTCGGCTCCCCGCTCGCGGGCACTCAGCCGTCCGGCTGGGAGTCCCGCGTACTGACGGCGGGCCGGGCGCTGGTCCTGGTGGACGGAATCGACGAGATCCCCGAGTCGGAACGCGCCCGCACCCGGACCTGGCTCACCGACCTGATCGACGCTTACCCCGGCAACCGGTGGCTGGTGACGTCCCGCCCTTCGGCGGTACGCGAGGACTGGCTGGCCGAGGAGGGCTTCACCGAGCTGACACTCTCCGAGATGAGCCGAGTGGATGTCGCCGCCTTCATCGGCCGCTGGCACGCGGCCGCGGCGACGGGCGTCCCGGACGAGGACGCGGCACTGGCTTCGTACGAGAAGCAGTTACTGGGGGCAGTCAGCTCGAAACCGGACCTGGGCCGCCTGGCCACCAACCCCCTGATGTGCGGCCTGATCTGCGCCCTGCACCGCGACCGCAGGGGCTTCCTCCCTCTCAGCCGCAAGGACCTTTACGCGGCGGCGCTTTCGATGCTCCTCGTACGCCGCGACCGCGAACGCCACATGGATGTACCGGAGCTGCGCGAGGAGCCACAGCTCCAGATCCTGCAACGCCTGGCGTACTGGCTGATCCGCAACGGCCGTACGGAGATGGACCGTTCACGGGCGGAGGCAATCATCGGGGATGTCCTGCCTGCGGTGCCGGAGGTCGCGGCGCTCGGCGACGCGGCGGAGGTGTACGCGCACTTCCTGCACCGCAGCGGGCTGCTGCGCGAACCCGCCCCGGACACGGTCGGCTTCGTACACCGCACCTTCCAGGACTTCTTGGGGGCGCGGGCAGTCCTGGACGAGGGCGACTTCGGGCTGCTCGTCGGGAACGCGGCGGACGATCAGTGGGCGGACGTCATCCAGATGACAGTGGCGCAGGCGCGGCCGCGTGAACGTGTGGAAATCTTCCGGGACTTGCTCGCCTCCGGGGACCAGAACCCGGCCGACTCCTTGGCCCGGATGCGGATCCACCTCCTCGCAGCGGTTTGCCTGGAGCACGCGGCGGAGTTGGAGCAGGGGGTTCGGGGGGAGGTGGAGCGGCGGGTGCGGGAGCACATTCCCCCGCTGAGCGCCGAGAACGCCCGCGCGCTAGCAGGGGTCGGGCCGCTGGTGCTGGATCTGCTACCGGGGCCGGACGCCCTGAGCGACGAGGAGGCCCGGCATGTGGCGACCACCGCGACGCACATCCGGTCGGACGCCGCGATTCCGTTCCTCGCACGTTTCGCACGGCACCCCAGTATCGGGGCGCGCAGCCAGCTCATGTGGGGCTGGAGCCGTTACGACCGCCGGCTCTACGCGGAGCAGGTCATCTCCCGGCTCAATGACGGAGTCACAAACTTCGTCTTCCGAAGCGACGAGGACGTGGCGGAGGTCGAGCGGCTGGATCTACGTCCGGAGCGCCTGGACATCCGCGAAGGCGTCTCCGCCGAGGGGGTCTCCAGTCTGCTCGTGGCCTGCGCACCCACCTTCCTGATACTGGAACTGCCTCCGCCCCGACTCACCGCCGAGGCCATCGACGCGTTGCGCGACCTGACGGCACTGCGCTTCTTCGACATCGACGAGCCCTGGGACCTCTCCCTGATCCCGCCCCGGACACCGCTGCGCACCTTGGGGTTCATCAAGTCCCTCGGCGCGCTGACCGACTTCCACCACATCAGCACGTGGCCAGGGCTGGAGTGGATCGCCCTCGGCGCCAACGACCACCTGACCACCGCCGCGGAGTGGGAGACGCTCGCGTGTCTACCCCGGCTCTCCGAGCTGAGCCTGTCGTCCCACAGCCTCGCCTGCGCGCCTCCTGGGACGATCCTGCGTGGCGTCAGGACGCTTCGGCTGCACCCCGCACCCGATCGGGACACCACGACGGCCCGCGTCCCGAGCCTGCTGCCGGAGCTCACCAGCCTCCACGTGCTGCGCCCCACGGGGCATGGGACAGCCGTCGACGTGACCGCACTGGCGGACCACCCGACCCTTGCCCACCTGAGGGCCCCCACCCCCGGCACTACGGGCCTCGAAGCACTCCCCGCCCACATCGAGGTGGTGGCCTACCCGCCCATCACCGATTGAGCTGAAACCACACCCCTTTGCCGCCCCCGGTAGGCGTCACCCCGCACACATCCGACAGCGCGGTCACGAGAAACAACCCCCGCCCACCGGTGTCCTCAGCGGGAGCCCGCCGGGGCGCGGGCAATTGTTCGCTCCCGTCGTACACGGCGATGCGTACGTGGGTGGAGGCGACGGCAGCTCTCAGATGCACGTCACCTTTGGTGTGCTGATGGACATTGGTCACGAGCTCCGATGTGCAGAGTGCGGCGGATTCGGCCAGATGCCCGAGCCCGAGGGTCTCCAGCGCGCTGCGCACGAAGTCCCGGCAGATCTTGGGTGAGGTGGCACTGGCTGGGGTGAACAGGGTGTAGGTCTGCGGAAGTTGAGAACTCTCGGGTACGCCCATCAAACGCCTCCCAGGCGTCGGGTCCGCTGTGACGGTCACTCACGCGCACGGGCCCGCCCGCAGTGGCCTACCACCCCTCGCGAACAACCTCCCGTCCGGCACGGGGAGTTGGATCGGGCGGTGCGCTTCTGCGGTCAGGCATGGGTGCGCTGCGTCGACAGCGAGGCTTCCGGCATCTCTGCGTGAGCGTCGCCGCACTCAGCGTAGGGAACAACTCCACACAACTGCAACCTACTCTGCCCATTGAGTGGACTCCGGCTTACCGCAGCGGAACACTGAGGCTCAATCAGATAGGGAAGGCTGCACGTGGCACTGCGGATCAACATCACCGAGCGCCAGCGACGCATCGGGGCCGAACTACGCAAAGCGCGCCGACAGGCTGGAATTGCTGTCGGCGAAGGCGGCCGCCTCATCGGCATGAGTGGCCCGCACCTCACTCATGTCGAGTCCGGCCGCACCGGA encodes:
- a CDS encoding NACHT domain-containing NTPase, which gives rise to MDPVVIGTRLASAAVTPLIKKLFVREGPGAGLVDRPVRLSGLVSFRGEKRTLTQQDLAKLAAALVRQALRTGEPAITANEERAVADALTCTLHALGDLTLSDVEAVELGHGALAARLRQAAGRPDRDLSADATYFYERLLDTTCLHILHFFTQRSTFVAATLVAQSRRQAELIAKADELIARSPLPGAEDVAFEQRYLAYVAKKHGKLTIFGIDLANSPGRWPLDAAYMSLEATGRFILQARSPEQYALALAESGPPGPRPADQALTTHERVLLRGEAGSGKSTLVQWLAVSTAGGPAAEDRMAYLHDRVPYVLPLRTLTRHGERLPAPADFLASVGSPLAGTQPSGWESRVLTAGRALVLVDGIDEIPESERARTRTWLTDLIDAYPGNRWLVTSRPSAVREDWLAEEGFTELTLSEMSRVDVAAFIGRWHAAAATGVPDEDAALASYEKQLLGAVSSKPDLGRLATNPLMCGLICALHRDRRGFLPLSRKDLYAAALSMLLVRRDRERHMDVPELREEPQLQILQRLAYWLIRNGRTEMDRSRAEAIIGDVLPAVPEVAALGDAAEVYAHFLHRSGLLREPAPDTVGFVHRTFQDFLGARAVLDEGDFGLLVGNAADDQWADVIQMTVAQARPRERVEIFRDLLASGDQNPADSLARMRIHLLAAVCLEHAAELEQGVRGEVERRVREHIPPLSAENARALAGVGPLVLDLLPGPDALSDEEARHVATTATHIRSDAAIPFLARFARHPSIGARSQLMWGWSRYDRRLYAEQVISRLNDGVTNFVFRSDEDVAEVERLDLRPERLDIREGVSAEGVSSLLVACAPTFLILELPPPRLTAEAIDALRDLTALRFFDIDEPWDLSLIPPRTPLRTLGFIKSLGALTDFHHISTWPGLEWIALGANDHLTTAAEWETLACLPRLSELSLSSHSLACAPPGTILRGVRTLRLHPAPDRDTTTARVPSLLPELTSLHVLRPTGHGTAVDVTALADHPTLAHLRAPTPGTTGLEALPAHIEVVAYPPITD
- a CDS encoding ATP-binding protein, whose protein sequence is MGVPESSQLPQTYTLFTPASATSPKICRDFVRSALETLGLGHLAESAALCTSELVTNVHQHTKGDVHLRAAVASTHVRIAVYDGSEQLPAPRRAPAEDTGGRGLFLVTALSDVCGVTPTGGGKGVWFQLNR